In Methylacidiphilum infernorum V4, a single window of DNA contains:
- a CDS encoding alpha-keto acid decarboxylase family protein: MTTIQFLAQQLLAHNVKHLFCVPGDYSLKILDGFAKEGIRIINTCDEQGAGFAADAYGRLNGLGAVCITYCVGGLKVTNPVAEAFAEKSPVVVISGAPGLRERQKDPLLHHKVKDFDTQLNVFKALTVFATILENPRDIGAQILQAVELALQYKRPVYLEIPRDIVAAEIEIPKNGFSAGFLQSNPKALDEALKEAKAMIESSSQPLILADVEIQRFGLQKELEMLTTQTGIPVCATLLGKSVIAETHPHYIGVYEGATGSEEVCAYFDRSDCLILLGVFMTDITLGSTKSALDMSKCIYATSEKLTIRYHSFEEVRFEDFVKGLLALNIRKSLPKQLPHPPSPLLSRIDENASISVNSFFGLVNSFLSPKTVVIADVGESLFGAIDLVIHESTEFISPAYYASVGFSIPASIGAELAKPHLIPFVICGDGAFQMTGIELSTTCRYNLRPVVFLLNNGGYSTERIFLDGPFNNLLNWNYSKITELLGCGRSCSVKTNRELKEAIEKAMSDRDSFWLIEVMLSSADHSLALQRMAQRIMP; encoded by the coding sequence ATGACCACGATTCAATTCTTGGCCCAGCAACTGCTTGCCCATAACGTTAAACATCTATTCTGCGTTCCCGGTGATTATTCCTTAAAAATTCTCGACGGCTTTGCCAAGGAAGGCATCCGCATCATCAATACCTGTGATGAACAGGGAGCGGGATTTGCGGCCGATGCCTACGGGCGGCTTAACGGCCTAGGTGCTGTGTGTATAACCTACTGCGTGGGGGGACTGAAAGTGACCAATCCCGTCGCCGAAGCCTTCGCCGAGAAATCACCCGTGGTGGTCATCAGTGGCGCCCCGGGATTAAGGGAAAGGCAAAAAGACCCTCTGCTCCACCACAAGGTCAAGGATTTTGACACCCAGTTAAACGTTTTTAAAGCACTAACCGTTTTTGCAACCATTCTTGAAAACCCAAGAGATATCGGGGCGCAGATTCTTCAAGCCGTCGAGCTGGCCCTTCAATATAAAAGACCCGTTTACCTGGAAATCCCAAGGGACATCGTTGCCGCCGAAATAGAAATCCCCAAAAACGGATTTTCCGCAGGCTTTTTGCAGTCCAATCCTAAAGCTTTGGATGAAGCTCTGAAAGAAGCTAAAGCAATGATCGAGTCTTCATCCCAACCTCTCATCCTGGCCGACGTAGAGATCCAAAGATTCGGGTTGCAAAAAGAACTCGAAATGCTTACCACCCAGACCGGAATTCCGGTGTGCGCTACCCTTTTGGGTAAATCGGTGATCGCCGAAACCCATCCCCATTACATCGGTGTCTATGAAGGAGCAACGGGAAGCGAAGAAGTCTGTGCTTATTTTGACCGGAGCGACTGTCTTATTTTGCTTGGCGTATTCATGACGGATATCACCTTGGGGTCCACGAAATCCGCCCTGGACATGAGTAAATGCATCTATGCCACGAGCGAAAAGTTGACCATAAGATACCATTCGTTTGAGGAGGTGCGGTTTGAGGATTTCGTCAAAGGATTGCTGGCTTTAAATATTCGAAAAAGCTTGCCCAAGCAACTGCCCCATCCTCCCTCCCCTCTTCTTAGCCGCATCGATGAAAATGCAAGCATTTCGGTCAATTCCTTTTTTGGCCTGGTTAACAGCTTTCTTTCCCCAAAAACCGTCGTCATCGCTGACGTGGGGGAATCCCTTTTTGGGGCTATAGATCTTGTCATTCATGAAAGCACCGAGTTTATCAGCCCGGCCTACTACGCCTCGGTGGGATTTTCTATTCCAGCCTCCATAGGAGCTGAACTGGCCAAACCCCATCTCATCCCCTTCGTAATCTGCGGAGATGGAGCATTCCAAATGACGGGCATTGAACTTTCAACCACTTGCCGGTACAACCTCCGTCCCGTCGTTTTCTTGTTGAACAACGGAGGTTACTCTACCGAGCGGATTTTCCTGGACGGTCCTTTTAACAATCTTTTGAACTGGAACTATAGTAAAATAACCGAACTTTTGGGATGCGGGCGGTCCTGCAGCGTTAAAACCAACAGAGAGCTTAAGGAGGCGATCGAAAAAGCCATGTCGGATCGAGATTCTTTCTGGCTTATTGAAGTCATGTTGTCTTCTGCGGACCATTCCCTGGCTTTACAAAGGATGGCCCAACGCATCATGCCCTAA